One segment of Flammeovirga agarivorans DNA contains the following:
- a CDS encoding DegT/DnrJ/EryC1/StrS family aminotransferase — protein MIKTVNREDVGKIQMVDLQTQYQNIKEQVDNNIQEVINTGAFINGPFVKRFAIELAIYNNVHHVVPCANGTDALQLAMMALGLKPGDEVLVPVHTYVATAEVIALLQLEPVFVDVDPELFTIDVTQLEDKVTPKTKAIVPVHLYGQCADMESIMKFAKKHDIYVIEDTAQAIGADYTFSDGTEVKAGTIGHIGCTSFFPSKNLGCFGDGGAMLINDDELAKKAQMIASHGQSVKYHHDVVGCNSRLDTIQAGVLLAKLPHLDTYNANRAYVAKIYNRAFAEVPQIKTPKRADYSTHVFHQYTLIVDGVDRDALKDKLQEKGVPSMIYYPVPLHFQKAYVKEEFGEGSFPVTESLSKSVLSLPIHTEMKEEQQQYIIQSVLSSIEELS, from the coding sequence ATGATCAAAACTGTAAACAGAGAAGATGTAGGAAAGATCCAGATGGTAGACCTACAGACTCAATACCAAAACATAAAAGAACAAGTTGATAACAACATCCAAGAAGTAATTAATACTGGTGCATTTATCAATGGTCCTTTTGTCAAAAGGTTTGCTATTGAATTAGCAATATATAACAATGTTCATCATGTAGTACCTTGTGCCAATGGGACTGATGCTTTACAATTAGCAATGATGGCACTAGGATTAAAACCTGGTGATGAAGTTTTGGTACCTGTACATACGTATGTAGCCACTGCAGAAGTGATTGCATTATTACAGTTAGAACCTGTTTTTGTAGATGTTGATCCAGAATTGTTTACCATTGATGTTACTCAACTAGAAGATAAGGTAACTCCAAAAACAAAAGCAATTGTTCCTGTACACTTATATGGACAATGTGCAGATATGGAAAGTATCATGAAATTCGCAAAGAAACATGATATCTACGTTATAGAAGATACTGCACAAGCTATAGGTGCAGATTATACATTCTCTGACGGAACTGAAGTAAAAGCAGGGACCATAGGGCATATTGGCTGTACCTCATTCTTCCCTTCAAAGAACTTAGGTTGCTTTGGAGATGGTGGAGCAATGCTGATTAATGATGATGAATTAGCCAAGAAAGCTCAGATGATTGCAAGTCATGGTCAATCGGTTAAATACCATCATGATGTAGTGGGTTGCAATTCAAGGCTGGACACTATCCAAGCTGGTGTATTGTTAGCAAAACTGCCACATTTGGATACTTACAACGCCAATAGAGCCTATGTAGCAAAAATTTACAATAGAGCTTTTGCAGAAGTTCCACAAATTAAAACTCCTAAAAGAGCAGATTATTCTACCCATGTATTCCATCAATATACTTTAATAGTAGATGGTGTAGATAGAGATGCCTTGAAAGACAAACTTCAAGAAAAAGGTGTTCCTTCTATGATTTATTACCCTGTTCCTCTACACTTCCAAAAGGCATATGTAAAGGAGGAGTTTGGTGAAGGAAGTTTTCCTGTTACTGAAAGTTTATCAAAATCTGTGTTGTCTTTACCTATTCATACAGAAATGAAAGAAGAGCAACAACAATACATTATTCAAAGCGTTTTATCATCAATTGAGGAATTATCATGA
- a CDS encoding glycosyltransferase family 4 protein: MLRISLALLSSLVVAILAVPEVRKVVIKNNVFDVPGGRKIHTDLIPSMGGVGIFLGFLISSYLWTSGEQVFDLKYLFVGMFMIFFMGLRDDMMPLNPKNKLFVQIVAATLVVVMGNVQLTSLYTLFPGIEFPQAISYALTIFVIVALTNSFNLIDGINGLAGGVAAFITMTLGIWFYLIGNLAIATLMISMFGACIGFLYYNWGKASIFMGDTGSLFLGFFIATSLVMFINTDYALAASHPFKIDNPISVAILLFGYPFIDTLRIFTIRIMGGRSPFSPDKKHIHHVFVRTGFTHSKTSAIVVTATAIALFLTLGLGTVLNDGIILGIMIVSFYFIPIALKIRVKRFKMKRAFNVIEMATVSNRFNGKFTVEKIRANS, from the coding sequence ATGCTTCGTATTAGCTTAGCATTACTTTCTTCTTTGGTTGTTGCCATCCTTGCCGTCCCTGAAGTAAGAAAAGTAGTCATAAAAAATAATGTATTTGATGTTCCAGGTGGGCGAAAAATACATACAGATCTTATCCCATCTATGGGTGGTGTAGGTATCTTCCTTGGATTTTTAATATCATCCTACCTTTGGACTTCAGGAGAACAAGTATTCGATTTAAAATACTTATTCGTAGGCATGTTCATGATCTTCTTTATGGGATTACGTGATGATATGATGCCATTAAACCCAAAGAATAAGCTATTCGTTCAAATTGTCGCAGCTACCTTAGTGGTTGTGATGGGCAATGTACAATTAACTTCATTGTACACTCTATTTCCAGGAATAGAATTTCCACAAGCCATCAGCTATGCATTAACCATTTTTGTTATTGTCGCATTAACTAATTCGTTCAATCTAATAGATGGAATTAACGGATTAGCAGGCGGAGTTGCTGCTTTTATTACAATGACTCTAGGTATTTGGTTTTATCTTATCGGTAACCTTGCTATTGCCACTTTGATGATTTCAATGTTTGGTGCTTGTATCGGGTTCTTGTATTATAACTGGGGAAAGGCAAGCATATTTATGGGTGATACTGGCTCTCTATTTTTAGGGTTCTTTATTGCCACATCATTGGTCATGTTCATCAATACAGATTATGCATTAGCAGCTTCCCATCCTTTTAAAATAGATAACCCTATTAGTGTGGCCATTTTATTATTTGGTTACCCTTTTATTGATACCTTGAGAATATTTACCATTCGTATTATGGGTGGAAGATCGCCATTCTCTCCAGATAAAAAACACATTCACCATGTGTTTGTAAGAACAGGTTTTACTCATTCAAAAACTAGTGCAATTGTAGTAACGGCTACTGCTATTGCATTATTCCTAACACTTGGTCTTGGTACTGTGTTGAATGATGGAATTATCTTGGGAATTATGATCGTTTCTTTTTATTTTATACCTATAGCTTTAAAAATTAGAGTAAAAAGATTTAAAATGAAAAGAGCTTTTAATGTGATTGAAATGGCCACCGTTTCTAATCGCTTCAATGGAAAGTTTACTGTTGAAAAAATTAGAGCCAACAGTTAA
- a CDS encoding WecB/TagA/CpsF family glycosyltransferase, with amino-acid sequence MFFSYLFVISCLAFLILLATVEIRKRYFRVEAIAALDNFASNTLFIAPTPESISEKREQVSSSSKSNPDEYNNYAYINDVKTYAFESRDQLLEIIDKEKKMLVAINAHKILNATDQTRDIINNNIGYADGVGAVMALKQKGLNSIKIPGCEIWLDLIAKYETSKTFYFVGGKDEVINKVIEQLKEDYPQINIVGYRNGYLKEGDEERLLADIEEKKPDVVFVAQGSPRQELLMMKMQEVHKAIYQGLGGSFDVYTGTVERAPEMWVNMKMEWLYRWIKEPQLRTRRNLELFKFFGYLALFIF; translated from the coding sequence ATGTTTTTTTCATACCTTTTTGTAATAAGTTGCCTAGCCTTCTTAATACTTTTAGCAACAGTAGAGATCCGTAAAAGATATTTTAGAGTAGAAGCCATTGCTGCATTAGATAATTTTGCATCCAATACTTTATTTATTGCTCCTACTCCAGAAAGTATTTCAGAAAAAAGAGAACAAGTAAGTTCTTCTTCAAAATCCAATCCTGATGAATACAACAACTATGCATACATCAACGATGTAAAAACGTATGCTTTTGAATCAAGAGATCAGCTGTTGGAAATCATTGATAAGGAGAAAAAGATGTTAGTAGCAATCAATGCTCATAAAATCTTAAATGCCACAGATCAAACAAGAGATATTATCAATAATAATATTGGTTATGCCGATGGTGTTGGTGCTGTTATGGCACTAAAACAAAAAGGATTAAATAGTATCAAAATACCAGGTTGTGAAATTTGGCTAGATTTGATTGCTAAATATGAAACAAGTAAGACATTTTATTTTGTTGGCGGAAAAGATGAAGTCATCAATAAAGTTATTGAACAACTTAAAGAAGATTACCCTCAAATCAATATCGTAGGTTATCGAAACGGTTACCTTAAAGAAGGTGATGAAGAACGTTTATTAGCTGATATTGAAGAGAAAAAACCAGACGTAGTGTTTGTTGCTCAAGGTTCACCTCGTCAGGAGTTATTAATGATGAAAATGCAAGAGGTCCACAAAGCCATTTATCAAGGTTTAGGTGGTAGTTTCGATGTATATACTGGTACTGTTGAACGCGCTCCAGAAATGTGGGTGAATATGAAAATGGAATGGTTATACAGATGGATCAAAGAACCTCAACTAAGAACAAGAAGGAATTTGGAACTTTTTAAGTTCTTTGGATACCTCGCTTTATTCATTTTCTAA
- a CDS encoding glycoside hydrolase family protein — MVSNFIDRNFIKHKEYCENEEYKGWDPYDGLNSKVFQALPFKKYDIARLAWIQGFKRSPINLRKVLMVPKEYNAKGIALFLNGYCNLYHAAKNGNTSYGRPVELLDNIRSLGELLISLKTEGYSGAAWGYNFDWQARRLFLFKKNTPTVVATSFAVDALIKAYEITKDREFLNTALSAADFVMNDLNRTEKENGFLFSYSPLNGNNTVYNASLLGSKILAICYHYTKNEKYYEAAKASVQACVDQQRVDGSWLYGELKVQNWIDSFHTGYNLDALSYFQKYTGDYTYQDNIKRGFDYYINNFFLADGTPKYYHDKVYPIDIHCPGQLPVTLSSLNKFNEHKELTDKVMQWTFDNMQDEKGFFYYQMKKGLSSKIPYMRWSQAFMFYGISHYIKENSKNA, encoded by the coding sequence ATGGTAAGTAATTTCATCGACAGAAATTTCATTAAACATAAAGAATATTGTGAGAATGAAGAATACAAAGGTTGGGACCCTTATGATGGGTTAAACTCTAAAGTATTCCAAGCACTACCTTTTAAAAAATATGATATTGCTCGTTTGGCATGGATACAAGGATTTAAAAGAAGTCCTATCAATTTAAGAAAGGTATTAATGGTTCCTAAAGAGTACAATGCAAAAGGAATTGCTTTATTCTTAAACGGTTATTGTAATTTGTACCATGCAGCAAAAAATGGAAATACAAGTTATGGTAGACCTGTTGAACTGCTTGATAATATCAGATCGTTGGGAGAGTTATTAATCTCCTTAAAAACGGAAGGTTATTCTGGAGCAGCATGGGGCTATAATTTTGATTGGCAAGCCAGAAGGTTATTCTTATTCAAGAAGAATACACCGACAGTTGTAGCTACCAGCTTCGCTGTAGATGCATTAATCAAGGCCTATGAAATCACAAAAGACAGAGAATTCTTGAACACGGCATTAAGTGCTGCTGACTTTGTTATGAATGATCTGAATAGAACAGAGAAAGAAAATGGTTTCCTATTCTCTTACTCTCCATTAAACGGAAACAATACAGTATACAACGCTTCGTTATTAGGTAGTAAAATATTAGCAATATGCTACCACTATACTAAAAATGAAAAGTATTATGAAGCAGCCAAAGCATCTGTACAAGCTTGTGTAGATCAACAAAGAGTAGATGGTTCATGGTTGTATGGTGAGTTAAAAGTTCAAAATTGGATCGATAGCTTCCATACAGGGTATAATCTAGATGCTTTATCATATTTCCAAAAATATACAGGTGATTATACTTATCAGGATAATATTAAAAGAGGGTTTGATTACTATATCAACAACTTCTTTTTAGCTGATGGTACTCCAAAGTATTATCATGACAAAGTTTATCCTATTGATATTCATTGCCCAGGCCAACTTCCAGTTACATTATCCAGCTTAAATAAATTCAATGAGCACAAAGAATTAACAGATAAGGTAATGCAGTGGACATTTGATAATATGCAGGATGAGAAAGGCTTCTTTTATTACCAAATGAAGAAGGGATTATCATCTAAGATTCCATATATGCGTTGGAGTCAAGCTTTTATGTTTTATGGAATTAGCCACTACATTAAAGAAAATTCAAAAAACGCCTAA
- a CDS encoding glycosyltransferase family 4 protein, whose translation MKKKIYIISQTENHLTQRGKRHTELAEVLSKKHDVTYYSSNFYHGEKEFLTREQEKEANKVLDYKLNLVRTIRYNNNISIHRVISNLIFGLKVFLSLAFKEKPKNAIIIVPSRPVELLFFISFFHKNNTLVMDVRDIWPDAFEHLSNKALLKAFTFYCNLWLKPSVKKFDKFIKTIPTFQEWIDRYAADKESKFIPLGFSETRFGSTFQYEHLLKEQEKDAPISIVYLGMLQKVIDVMPFVKAINNNPKYSLDLYGDPGIGEMYGKVKAYLEETKSTNIKIKGMLAQDEVGGVISKYDIGLQPMRARHSLPNKTFDYIANLLPIMSIGNHDTSKLVIEEGIGWATVFDENKIQEILDTIDHEVIKKKQEQMRVIRNKYSRSFFFDEVENIIRA comes from the coding sequence ATGAAGAAGAAAATCTATATTATTAGTCAAACAGAAAATCACCTAACGCAAAGAGGTAAAAGACATACTGAACTGGCTGAAGTCTTGTCGAAGAAGCATGATGTTACTTATTATTCTTCTAACTTCTATCATGGTGAAAAAGAATTTCTTACTAGAGAACAAGAGAAAGAAGCCAATAAGGTTTTAGATTATAAATTAAACTTGGTTAGAACAATCCGATACAATAATAATATTAGTATCCATCGAGTGATTTCTAACCTTATTTTTGGTTTAAAGGTTTTCTTAAGTTTAGCCTTTAAAGAAAAGCCAAAAAATGCCATAATTATTGTTCCCTCTCGACCGGTAGAACTTTTATTCTTCATTAGTTTCTTCCACAAGAACAATACATTAGTGATGGATGTAAGAGACATCTGGCCTGATGCATTTGAACACCTATCGAATAAAGCGTTATTAAAAGCATTTACTTTTTACTGTAATTTATGGCTAAAACCATCTGTAAAGAAGTTTGATAAGTTCATAAAAACTATCCCTACATTCCAAGAGTGGATTGATAGATATGCTGCAGATAAAGAATCAAAGTTTATCCCTTTAGGTTTTAGTGAAACTCGCTTCGGTTCGACCTTCCAATATGAGCACTTATTGAAAGAACAAGAAAAAGATGCTCCTATTAGTATTGTCTACCTAGGTATGCTACAAAAAGTGATCGACGTAATGCCATTTGTTAAGGCAATCAACAATAACCCTAAGTACTCATTAGATTTATATGGAGATCCAGGTATTGGTGAAATGTATGGAAAAGTAAAAGCATACTTAGAGGAGACCAAGTCTACCAACATTAAAATAAAAGGAATGCTAGCTCAAGATGAAGTAGGTGGTGTTATTAGTAAATATGATATCGGACTTCAGCCTATGAGAGCAAGACACTCTTTACCTAATAAGACATTTGATTATATCGCCAATTTACTACCAATTATGTCAATCGGTAATCATGATACATCTAAGCTTGTGATTGAAGAAGGCATTGGTTGGGCTACAGTTTTTGACGAGAATAAAATCCAGGAAATTCTTGACACTATTGATCATGAGGTGATCAAAAAGAAACAGGAACAAATGAGAGTAATCAGAAACAAGTACAGTAGAAGTTTCTTCTTCGATGAAGTAGAAAACATTATCAGAGCATAA
- a CDS encoding glycosyltransferase family 4 protein: MKNKVLIITKDPKSKGGVVNYYNNFFNSFSDDEIQLEWFVIGSRAKDYYERQNRGFKYFIELLRDIFAFISKLIVDKEIKIVQVSPSFFTVPVIRDFIFLFIAQLFGKKTITFIRGWNTKYSQQKSFWKTVMFRTYKKADETIVLAGKFKDQLVNFFGFDPNKVSISRTMFNKEDIVLKEKFEDETLKIVFLSRISKEKGIFQILEAINLLKDQKLNYKINVFGHFANTEIEKEIKELISKHGIEQYIEFCGFADKATKFKAYAENDIFILPTAHDEGCPNSVIEALGAGLYVMATPVGAIDEIVKNKINGDIISIDTHKDLMDSIKYCVENKATLKPLAHNNIDYANNNFEQNVIVSQIKGIYRKLLK, translated from the coding sequence ATGAAAAATAAAGTACTGATTATTACAAAAGATCCCAAAAGTAAAGGAGGGGTTGTTAACTATTATAACAACTTTTTCAACTCCTTTTCAGATGATGAAATTCAGCTAGAATGGTTTGTCATTGGTTCAAGAGCAAAAGATTACTACGAACGTCAAAATAGAGGTTTTAAATATTTCATTGAGCTTCTTAGAGATATCTTTGCCTTTATTTCAAAATTGATTGTAGACAAAGAGATCAAGATTGTCCAGGTTAGCCCTTCGTTTTTCACAGTACCAGTGATCAGAGACTTTATATTCCTTTTTATCGCCCAGCTTTTTGGTAAAAAGACCATTACATTCATTAGAGGATGGAATACAAAATATTCTCAGCAAAAGAGCTTCTGGAAAACAGTAATGTTTAGAACCTATAAAAAAGCTGATGAAACGATTGTACTGGCAGGAAAATTTAAAGATCAGTTAGTTAATTTCTTTGGTTTTGATCCCAACAAAGTAAGTATTTCAAGAACAATGTTTAATAAAGAAGATATCGTTCTTAAAGAGAAGTTTGAAGATGAAACACTTAAGATCGTTTTCTTAAGTAGAATCAGTAAAGAAAAAGGAATCTTCCAAATATTAGAAGCTATCAATCTACTTAAAGATCAAAAGCTTAATTATAAAATTAATGTATTTGGTCATTTTGCTAATACTGAGATAGAGAAAGAAATAAAAGAGCTAATTAGCAAACATGGCATTGAGCAGTATATTGAGTTTTGTGGTTTTGCAGATAAAGCTACTAAATTTAAAGCTTATGCTGAAAATGATATTTTTATCTTACCCACAGCACATGATGAAGGCTGTCCCAATAGTGTTATTGAAGCATTAGGAGCTGGTCTATATGTTATGGCTACCCCAGTTGGTGCAATAGATGAAATTGTAAAAAATAAGATAAATGGAGATATTATCTCTATTGATACACATAAAGATCTGATGGATTCTATCAAATACTGTGTAGAAAATAAAGCTACATTAAAACCATTAGCTCATAATAATATCGATTATGCAAATAATAATTTTGAGCAAAATGTGATTGTATCCCAGATCAAAGGTATCTACCGAAAACTATTAAAATAA
- a CDS encoding glycosyltransferase translates to MPNSILFILETPLNQKSIKANLIQTLQMCKAYRDNNYDVTLLMPTTHSNEKSEEVINNIMPDAKGVKYIFSEFNSKFKFSQSLDRFTSLKKSISFTYDYYYTRSYFISQYIMRKGGQLIYESHNAYFTKHKFFNKLMTSHMKKLMKKDNFKLFVTISDSLKNYWVDQTLNSSQIVALHDGAEPISDNIVVPEHLTSFFEEIGDRKIVLYAGSLYADRKVDRVIELARRSPEAYFVVVGGNPKEVEGLKAQAKGVENVKFLGKIEHKYISYMLTKADILLAIWSYDVPTMNYCSPLKVFEYMSAGKLIVAEGYLPILEVLKDQENALIAQPEDIDHLSSAIQSAIDNPQLMEIGVNNPALLEKKYTWDVRVKEIIKTLAA, encoded by the coding sequence ATGCCTAATTCAATCCTTTTTATCCTAGAAACTCCACTAAATCAAAAGAGTATAAAAGCTAACTTAATTCAGACTTTGCAGATGTGTAAAGCATATAGAGATAACAATTATGATGTTACCTTACTAATGCCTACAACACACTCCAATGAGAAATCTGAAGAAGTAATCAATAATATTATGCCTGATGCGAAAGGTGTAAAATATATCTTCTCGGAGTTTAACTCTAAGTTTAAATTCTCTCAATCTTTGGATAGATTCACTTCGTTAAAGAAGAGTATCTCATTTACGTATGATTATTATTATACAAGATCATATTTTATCTCACAATATATCATGCGTAAAGGTGGTCAGCTTATTTATGAGTCTCATAATGCTTATTTCACTAAACATAAGTTCTTCAACAAGTTGATGACTTCACATATGAAGAAACTTATGAAGAAAGATAATTTCAAACTTTTTGTTACTATCAGTGATAGCTTAAAGAATTACTGGGTAGATCAAACTTTAAATTCTTCTCAAATAGTTGCTTTGCATGATGGAGCAGAGCCCATCTCAGATAATATTGTTGTTCCTGAGCATCTCACTTCTTTCTTTGAAGAAATAGGTGATCGTAAAATTGTACTATATGCTGGAAGTTTATATGCAGATAGAAAAGTAGATAGAGTTATTGAATTAGCAAGAAGAAGTCCAGAAGCATATTTTGTTGTCGTTGGTGGCAACCCAAAAGAAGTTGAAGGATTAAAGGCACAAGCTAAAGGTGTAGAAAACGTAAAATTTTTAGGTAAAATTGAGCATAAGTATATTTCATATATGCTAACTAAAGCTGATATTCTATTAGCTATCTGGTCCTACGATGTACCGACAATGAACTATTGTTCTCCATTAAAGGTATTCGAATATATGAGTGCTGGGAAACTAATTGTTGCTGAAGGTTATTTACCAATCCTTGAGGTATTGAAAGATCAGGAAAATGCATTAATTGCTCAACCTGAAGATATCGATCATTTATCGAGTGCGATTCAGAGTGCTATCGACAATCCTCAATTGATGGAGATTGGAGTAAACAACCCTGCCCTTTTGGAAAAAAAATATACTTGGGATGTGAGAGTAAAAGAGATTATCAAAACACTCGCAGCTTAA